AATTCGAAACTAATTTATACCAGCAATACCATAGAAGCTTATCATAGGCAACTTAGGAAGGTTACTAAAACTAAAACACCGTATCCAAATGATGAAGAATTAGAAAAAATAATATACTTATCCACTATGGATATTTCTAAAAAGTGGGCCAACCACTTAGATTTTGGAGACAGTGTATTTCACAATTGGCAATATATTTTGATGACAGACTTGACTCAGAATTAGCGATATAAGAATCTGGGCTGTCGCCCAGAAGTTTATCGCTTTATGTTCTCCCGAAGATAAAAAAGATAAAGAGGCAAAACCTCTTTATCTTCGGCAAAAGCTTACTAGGCGTTCAGATAGCTTTTCTACCGTTATTGTGGCAGTATTTATCTTTAGTTCACTATACACAAAAGAGAAATCTATCATATCGTTAATTTTACGAAATACATTATCCTTTGGAACGACTAAATTATATATATCCATGTATGAACTTAAATTCATTGACTGTTGATTTTGAATCATGACATTCACCTACTTCTAATTGATACTATAATTATACAGCAAAAAAGGTATAATTTCCTTGAGTTTTAAGAAATTATACCTTTTTTTGCTTTTGTGAACTTTTTCAGGGCCTCCCAAGTACATAGTCTAATTTTAACTATTTAGACTGTTACTTGGGAAGTATTATATAATAATGGAAACCTTTTCTACGTTATTTATTGCGACACCTTTTACAAACCTTTGCATCAACTTTACTTGTATTATTATCATAAAGTAACTTTATCCCTTCTGTTTCACAAATAGGGCAGGTTCCTCTTCCTCTATTAGGCATTTCTAAAGTTCCCTTACCTCGATTCGCTTTACCCATTTTCATCACTCCTACTTCAATTTTAAAATATAGACACCATCTTTGACATATAATATCTCCACTTTTTTACTAATTATGCCATCTAAAATTGGACACCCATGCTTAATATTATAAACATCAAAAAAGGACTGACTCAGCCGCTATATAGCGCTTGAGCTAGCCCATTTTTAATAACATTGCTTCTTTAAATTTAACTAGACATCTATCCCCATCTTTTTCATCAAATACTTTGCATTAAATGTTTTTGCTACCCCTTCTCTTAGCTTATAGTCAAACTTTATATCATCATTTATATAATGCTCTGTAAAGTGGTAGTTTTTTAATTTAATTTCATTTTCTAGATCCGCTAATTCCAAATCATGGGTAGAAACTAAACCCATAGCTTTATAATTGTACAATTCTTTTATTAAAGCCTTAGCTCCAGCATGACGATCCTTAGAATTAGTTCCTTTAAATATCTCATCCAGCAAAAACAGAACTCTTTTACCTTCTTTAGCATGCTGTAAAATATTCCGCACCCTTTTAAGCTCTGCATAAAAAGAAGATACGTTGCTATTTATATCATCTTGAACTCTCATAGAAGTGCATATTTCCATGGGAGATATTGTGAATTCATTGGCACAAACTTTAGCTCCACAAAAAGCTAGCAATGAGTTAATACCCACTGTTCTTAGATAGGTACTTTTCCCTGACATATTAGAGCCTGTAATCATTAATATAGGCGAATTATCTGATATAGCTATATCATTTGTTACTCTTTCTTTTTTCCTAATCAAGGGATGCCCAACATTTTCCCCCATTATTTGAGCTCTATTGGTAATTGTAGGAACTGTCCAATCGCTGTTTTCAAAGTTTAACACCGCAAAAGAGCTTAATTCATCAAAGCTAGCCAAAACTTCAATATACACATCTACCTTTGCTCCATGCTCCCTTTTCCATCTATTAAGACCTAACAAGCAATGAGTATCCCATAAAGTTAATATGTTAAATAAAAAATACCACTGTTGAAACCTTATAGACAGCAATGACATCACTTTATCCAACGCCTTTAATTTCTCACTGGCATTTCCCTGCCTAGATAATCTTTTTTGAAGTTTTATCAGCAAAGGCGATTTAAAATTATGATTCTCTATCAACTCTATTAAATGGGCATTTGCAGTAATTTGGTCTTTATATTTCCCTAGTTGCTGTAGTTTTTCTCCTACTTTGGCAAAAATACTTATTGCAATTAAAGTTTGTATAATAGCTACCATAGCAAAAGGAGCTAACATTCCACTAGTATATGAAAAATAGGCAGCCGCTAAAGTTAGAATAGGGAAAAATCTTAGTACAGAATAAAAAAAACTGCTTTCTACCTTTTCTTTAGTCCAGTTAATTAGTTCTGTAGGATCAATTAAGCTATCCTTAAAGATTAAACCGTAGCCCTGAAGGTTTTGCCTAAAATCTACAGCTTCTGCCAATTCCTGTATTGCGTCTTGTCTATAATTGATGAGTTCAATATCCTGAGGAGGTTTTTTTAATATATTAGTAAACTTTTGTCTTCCCAAAAAAGTAGTGGTTGAGTTAATCCATTGATAAAGAGAGTTTTTGCCAAAAACATCTAAGTCATATGTAAAAAAATGATGTTCATCTATATACTCATCCCCTTGATCACTAAACTCTCTCCACTTACCTTCAAGCCTTTCAATCCCCTGCTTGTTTAGCTGAGCTAGCATACTTAAGTACTTTTCTTTTTCCTTCACCTTGCCATGAACCACTATAAAAACAATAAAGAGTATAACAAAAAAAACACCTATATAGTTTTCATATCCATAAAGACCTGGAATAAAAAGAGGTGAAATAAATCCAAATAAAGCTAGTAAAGCTGTTAACAATCTTAGATTGCTATAAAGTGAACTTTTCTTTTGCTGACTTTTATACTGTTTATGGTAATTCTTATGCCGATTATTATATACCTTTTTTGCATTATCCAAAGTTTCCATCACTCCTTACCTTAAAAACACATAAACGATTTTATAAAGATATAATTTCCCCATACTTATTATACACGCTATTAAAGGTAATTGGCAAATTTTATTTAATTAAAGTTTTGATAAACAAAATGGCACCCTCACTGGGAGAATGCCATTTTTGCTATTTTTCGTTGCTATCAACCCATTCTTTAGCATTTTTAACTTCCAGCTCAGTAGGAAGGTGTACCTTTGAATGAGTTTTAATCTTTCCCCTGTTATTTAACGGAGCGGATTGCTGATTCTCTACGGGTCTGCGCAACCTATTACCCTTGTTTTGTCTCATATTGCTACCTCCTTAAATAACTCAGGATATTATTATCTTTTGTAAATTGAAAGGTTTGTATTCCTATAAATACTTTTTAATACGTTATTAAGCCTTCCAACTGATTTACATCATAATCTGGCAATATTTCTGCTAAGTCTGCTTTACAGGTAATTTTTTCACTAATAAATATTTTTGTTGCTCTGTTTTTGCCGATACCTGGCAGTGATTGTAATTGCTCCACCGAAGCCTCGTTTATGTTAAGACCAGCGATAACACCGGTTAGCGATCTTGGGCCATAGTTTACAACCTTTACATCTACTTTTTCCCCCACTCCAAACTTTCCAAAAACACCTATTAAAATAGGATAACTTCCCAACTGTCTTCCAAAGGCTAAACTGCCCTGAACCTTTTCTATAATAATCTCTTGAAGCAGCGTTCCTACCGGGAAAACCCTTTGTAGCATTGGCTTGTTAATTTCTTCGTTTATTTTTTCTTTATATTCCTTAAACTTATATTGGTTTATCCTACTATTGTTGTACGAGTTTAAATTATTTACCTGCCGAACATTAATTCTTCTCAACATTAAATTTTCATCATATATTTTCTGTAAAAATTCATAGTTTTTCTTCAAAGTTTTGGGAGACTCCCCTAAAAGTCCATGTAAAAAATTAACACCTGGAAGTAATTTAGGTATTCCCCCCTCTCTAAATGAGCATATTTCATTCATTATTTTAATAGCTTCAAAAGTTTTGCTTACATTAGTACCAATATTGTTAGCTTCAAGAACTTTTTCATCTGCTGACTCCAACCCAAAAGCTGCTGTATCTCCTGCTGTATTAAATTGTGCTATGACCTTTAATGCTTGCTTTGACTGTTGAGGAAAGTCTGCTACTGTAGCAGGATTTATATTGTCCATATGTAACACTTTTAAGTTTGGCGCCACTTGCCGTATGCCACTATAAAGTTTTCTTATAGTATCAGGATTAGGGATTAGCTTATCTTGATGTTTTGTAGCTCCAAACAGTAGTAAATCAGTTTGTGCCCCCAATCTAAAATACCTATTCCCCTTTTTATACATTTCCTTTATCTCATCGATTATTCCCTCAACACTTCGTTGATATGTTATTTTTTTAAATCTTTCACTACAAAAAGAACAATGAGTTTGGCGAGGACAACCTCTAAACGTTTCTATTTCACAAATAACTTCTGGATAATTAGGATGTAAGGTTGTTGCATCGACACCAACTTTAGCCAAGCTATCTACTATCTCTTGAGGAGTACAAATTTCTGTAAAATCCTCACCAGTTATTAATTTATATTCTAAAGTTCCCGGTATTTCCCAGGCAACGTAATCTACATTTTCAAATTTAATATCAACATTAACTATTGGACCACTTAAAACACTCTTTTGTTTAGGCAACTGGGCATAGTATTCAATCTCTTTTAAAGTTATGGGTTTTCCTCCTAAATACTTTCCCGGTACAGTGGCACCAGATATTACTGTTAACATATCCACCTGTTGCAACTTTTTTTCCAAATTTTTGTTTTGTCTCAACTGATCAACAGTTAAATAACATATATCCTCTTTTTTTATTCCAGCTTTAACATAACCTCCAAATGTATAACGAACATGAGGGGATATATATGGGGGTACTCCTAAACAAGATGGTTCATCCAAATATCCATCCAAAATTGCAACTTTCTTCACTATAGTCATCCCTTTCTAACCTTCTTTGGTTCCTGTATAAATAAAAGCCTTGTTGTTCATCTTTATATAACTATCTTCATCACTTCCGATAATATTACCACATTTACATTTATAATTCCCATTATCTCTATAAATTCCAAATTGTTTTTTTATCCTACTTTTATGACATTTGATAACCTTTCCCTTTCCAACTTTATAATATTTGTATAATTTGCTTTTGCATCGTGAACATTTTATAGTCAACATGTCAACACCCCACGTTTTTGCTACATAATATTCTGTTCTACAAAGTTTGTTAATATCCTTTTATATAAGGTACACAATAATAAGATAGAAAAAGCTTAGGTTATATGGTACAATTAACTTTGGTATCATTCTTATTAATTATACTTATTCCTCAACAATTGTACACTAGGGGGTAATACCATTGGTCAAAAAAGAAAATTCAGTTAGAAAAGTAATATGTGCTGCATCGGAAGCCTTAACTATGATAGAAGAGGGTGTAAGCACTGAAGAAGCCGTGGAAAAAGTAAGTAAGGAATATCAAGTTAACCCCAAAGAAGTTATAGAATTTATCCAAACTGATTAAAACCATAAAAATGCAGACCACAAAAGGTCTGCTTTTTTATGGTTTTAACTATTTAATTGATAAAATTACTCCTTAACACCTGAATAGATTTAGGTCAAAACATTATTTACCACGAAAACGTCGATATTTTACTCATTCTGCTGGGACTGAGATCTGGACATTTGAAACTTGATTTGATGCTGGGTCTGTGAACCTCTATGGCATAAAAGTAAAGTTTGGCTTAGTGTAATTTCTATAATTATCATACTACGTACAGAGATTTTAGAGGATATAATTAACATAATAATTATCCATATTTTTTACTGACCAAGCATGTAGCTTATTTGGAAAAAAGGATTTCGTCCCAGCATGTAGCTAATTTATACGTTTTCGTGGCCAATTAAGGCTTTTGAATTAGTATATGTAGATATCTTGAGTGGAAGGTCAAAACATTTATTAGCCACGAAAACGTCGATACTATGCTCATTCTGCTGGGACTGAGATCTAGACATTTGAAACTTGATTTGATGCTGGGTCTGTGAACCTCTATGGCATAAAAGTAAAGTTTGGCTTGGTGTAATTTCTATAATTATCATACTACGTACAGAGATTTTAGAGGATATAATTAACATAATAATTATCCATATTTTTTACTGACCAAGCATGTAGCTAGTTTGGAAAAAAGAATTCCGTCCCAGCATGTAGCTTATTTATACGTTTTCGTGGCCAATTAAGGCTTTTGAATTAGTAGTGTAGATATCTTGAGTGGAAGGTCAAAACATTTATTAGCCACGAAAACGTCGATATTTTGCTCATTCTGCTGGGACTGAGATCTAGACATTTGAAACTTGATTTGATGCTGGGTCTATTGGTTCTCAAGGTAAAGGTTTAAAATCTATCATTCCAATTGTAGAGTTAATTAAGTAACCCATTATCTAAATAATTATCTGTTCTATTACTGACCAAGCATGTAGCTAGTTTGAAAAAAGAATTTCGTCCCAGCATGTAGCTAATTTATACGTTTTCGTGGCCAATTAAAGGTTTTTAATACTGAACAATAGGTAAAGTGGTATGATTAGACGGGAAAATTAATTTTTTTCCCGTCTAATCTATTCAATATTAACCTAACTGCTGATATTTGCTTTCTCTGCTTTTTTCTTTGCTTTTTTCTTGGCAAAAAAGTTTGTGAAATCATCTAGAATACTATACATCACCGGAACTAATACCAAAGTTAGTACCGTAGATACTGCAAGTCCTCCAATAACTACAGTTGCTAAAGGAGCTCTAACCTCTGCTCCTTCACCAACGGCTATTGCCATTGGAAGCATTCCTAAAATTGTAGTTAAACTTGTCATTAATATAGGACGCAATCTTGATTTTCCAGCTTCTAATAGCGCTTCTCTTCGCTGCATCTTTTTCCCATGATACAACTGGTTAGCATAATCAACCATAACGATTCCGTTATTAACCACTATACCTGCCAGCATTATTATACCAATAAAAGCGATGATACTTAAACTTCGATTAGTTATAAGCAGCGCTCCTATAATTCCTACAAAGGTTTGAGGTAAAGTAAACATTATTATAAACGGATAGATTAAAGACTCAAACTGTGCTGCCATAGTCATAAATACCAAAACTATCCCCAAAATCAGCGCAAGTTTTAGACCGTCAAATGCATCAACCATTTCTTCGTATGCTCCACCATACTCTACAAAATAACCATCTGGTATATCCAGTTTATCTACCTCTTTTTGAATATCCTCCATTGCTTCTGATAACTCACGGTCAAGAAGCTGAGCCGTAACGGCTCCCGATCGCATTTCGTTCTCCCTTTGTATATGTCTAGGGGCAGTTGTAACTTCAAAAGTTGCCAATTCCCTCAAGGGAACTGAATAACCTAAAGGACTTGGTATATATAAGTTTTTAAGATTGGGAATATCTATATCATGATGATACTCCATCACCATATCCACTTGATATTCTTGACCGTCTTCTCTAAAAATTGTTATAGTCTCATCGGTCATGGCCAGGTTAATAAACTCTCCCACTTGATAACTTGTAAGTCCATGACTTTGTGCTCGCTTATGATCAATATCTATGCTAACTTGTGGAAGCTCTTCATCAAAGGATGTTTCTATTTCTCTAATACCTTCTACTTCCTCTATAGAATTAGCTATTAAACTTGTTTGTTCTTCTAGTACCTCTAATTCATCCCCTCTCACGATAATTTCAACATCATCGCCTACTCCACCAGATATATCCATTACCGATACACGCATATCTACTCCAGCGGTTTCAGGGATATCTCGCCTAATTTTTTCCGCCACTTCAAAAACAGAGTTATCCCTTTCGTCCAAGTCTACCAAGCTAACATCGATTCTTCCTCCGCTACTTCCCAATAGCTCCGTAGCACTACCAGCTCCTACCTGGGTAAAAATAAACTCAATATCTTCAAATTCTTCTAAATAACTTTCTACCCGCAAAATTTCTGCTTCCATCTCTTCAAAGGTTGTACCCGCAGGGAAATCAAAAGTTATATTTAACACTCCCGCATCCATTGCTGGCAAAAACTCAAACCCAACAAAAGAATATAAAAATACACTAAATACCATAAATAACACAAACAATGATACTACTATTTTCCTATTATCTAACGAAAGTTGTAATAGATTCTTATATTTATTACGTAACTTATCCATACCCTGATCTACTTTTTGAGAAAACTTATTCTTTTTACTAAAGTCAGTTCCTTCCGGCATAACTTTTACAGTAAGAACAGGCATAACGGATATGGCAACAATTAGCGACACAAATAGCGAAAAAGTTACAGTCCATGCTAATGGCGTAAATATAATACCTGCTACTCCTTCTACAAATATAACAGGTAAAAATGCAACTACACTGGTTATTGTTGAAGCCGTTATCGCTCCCGCTACTTCTTTACTACCTCTTTCTGCAGCTAAAGCCGGCTCCATGCCTTGCTCTCGTTTGCTAAAAATATTTTCCAGTATTACCACTGCATTATCGACCATCATTCCAACACCTAATGCTAATCCGCCTAATGTTATAAAGTTTAGTGAATCTCCTCGCATATAAATAAGAGCAAAGGTTCCTACTACAGATATTGGAATAGCCACACCAACTATAGTGGTAGCTCTAAAGTTACCTAAGAAAATCCATAAAACTATCATCGCCAACACTGCACCTACTAAGGCAACTTCAATCAAGCTATTAATGGCTTCTTGAATAAACTCACTTTGATCAATAACCACTTCAAACTCTACATTGCCGGGAAGCTCACTTTGTAACTTATCCAACTCTTTATGGATTGAGTTAGCTACTTCTACAGTATTGGCATCACTTTGTTTTCTAATAGATAAAGAAATAGTTTCTTCACCATTAATAGTGGTTACAGGCTCTTGAATTACATTTTCATCTACTACATAGCCAATATCTCCCAAAGATATAGGGCTACCTGACTCATCAGAACCTACAAAAACTGACTCTATTTCATTAACATCTTCAAACTGCCCTGACACCTGCAAGGCATACTCTCTTTCTCCATCTTCCACTGTACCACCGGAGACATCTATATTAGAAGCCTGAACTGCTAAAGCTACATCTTCAACAGACAGCCCATGCTCCTGTAGTTTATAGGGGTCTATGTTAACACTTATCTCTCTTTGTTCACCACCAGCAACATCAACAACTGCCACTCCATCTATACGTTCTAGCTGAGTTTTTACCATACCGTCTGCCGTCTCCGTCAACTGTTGGTAATCTAAATCACCAACCATTCCCACCTGCACGATGGGCATCATATCAGGGTCTAGCTGCATAACCATCGGAGAACCAATATCTCCAGGAAGGTGTCCCCTTACAATATCTACTATTTCACGGGCTTCTAGTGAAGCATATTTCATATCTGTTCCCCAGTTAAAACTCAGTAGCATTATACTTCTACCCTGTTGTGAGTAAGAAGTAATTTCATCTAAACCATCTAAAGTTGACAATGATTCTTCCATTGGTCGGGTTAACATCGTTTCAACTTCTTCAGGGCCGGCTCCTTCGTAATCCATCATAATCAGCAATACAGGAAGTTCCATCTCTGGATATAGATCCACAGGTATCATAGTAAAAGAAATCATACCTAGTAAAATTATTATAGATACAACCATTAGCATTGCTACAGGTCTTTTTATTCCTATGGAAGATAAGTTCATTTTTATTTATCCTCCCTAACTACTTCGACTTCTACACCATCATCAACCTGAGATAGTCCTGCTACAACTACATTATCTCCTTCTTCTAATCCTTCTACATGCACAAGACCATTTTGTGATATCCCCGATGTAACTGGCTTAAGTTTAGCAATATTTTCCTCATCAATTACATAAACATATTCTTCTTCATCTTCTTCTATAATTGCATGCCTAGGCACAGCCAACACATCTAATTTGCTGACAATAGGCAGCTCTAACTGCGCATTCATACCTACCCTCAAATTATCTACTTCATCATCTAATACTAAGTTTACAGGGTAAAACCTCCCCCCTTCTTCCGGTACAATTCCAACCTCTGTAATTGTAGCAGTGACTTTTTCATTTGAAATGGCAGGTATAACAACATCGGCACTTTCTCCTTCAGATAAGTTGACAATATATTGTTCTGAAACAGAGGTGCTTATATGAACTCTCCCTTCACTTACAATTACAATAGCAGGATTAACTGGATTGGCAGTATCACCTTCGCTAATACGTATCTTAAGAACCTCTCCGCTAGCAGGTGATTGTACATAAGTTTTTTCATACTCATCTTCTGCTCGCTCTAAAAGTCTTTCTGCCCACTTTACTTGCTCTTCATAAAATGCCTCTTGAACATTACCGCTATCATCTTCTTTTACAGAATCTACTACTTCTTCTGCTCTTTCAGTACGACGCTGGGCTATTTCATATCTATCCTCATATCTCTCAAGCTGTAACTTGGTTATTTCACCTTCTTCATAATCCTTCCTAGCTTCTTCTAATTCTTCTTTTTTCTCTTGTTCATATTCTTGAGCTTCTTCCAGGTTATCTTGAGCAGTTTTAAGTGACCAGCTCTCTTCCTGTTGGGCTTCATGTAAGTTATTACGGGCATCATTCAAGTCCCTTTGTGCCTCATTAACTCTATCTTTTTGAGTAGAGTTATCCAATTGGAATAAAAGATCTCCCTGACTAACAATATCCCCTTCAGAAACTAAAACTTTTTCCACTGTACCAATAGTGTCAGGCGTAACCCTCCAGTCGTTCTCTGGCACAAAAAATCCAATAGTATTTAAAACCTCCTGTATATCAGTAGGCTTTAATTCTTTAGTTTCTACTAATGGTAGCCTTGCCTCTTCTTGCTTAATAACCGTTTCTTCCTCAGCGTTTACCAGTGATATAACTACTCCCAACGACACCAAAGCTATACCTGCTACTGCTAAAAAAAATTTCTTTGATTTTGGTATTTTCATGTTAAAAACCCCCATAATTATGCTAATCTCTCCTCTAAATTTTGCTGTGATAAAAAATATGAAAAACACTATAAAGTGTTTTTCATATTTTATTTTTATTTACTTTACTTTTGCCTTTGCAACGTTCCATTTTTCAATAAATATGCTACATCAGCTTCTTTTGCCACTTTATCATCATGGGTTACTACAATTACACATTTACCTTTTTCTTTAGCCAGCCTTTTAAAAATCTGCAGCACCTCTTTTGCAATTTTGTTATCTAAGTTGCCTGTGGGTTCATCTGCTAAAATTAAATCCTTTTCACCAACTAGCGCCCTAGCTATAGCAACCCTTTGCTGCTGCCCCCCAGACAGTTTTAAAACCTTTCTATTGGCTTGGCTTTGGTCTAAACCTACCTCTTTAAGCAGATCTAAAGCCAGTTTCTCATTTTTCGGCAAACCCATTATACCCATTGCGGTATAAATATTTTCAATGGCAGTCATGTAGTGGATAAGATTAAAATTTTGAAACACTATGGCCATATTATTCTGCCGATAACTTTGGGTCCCTATTTTTTGTATATCCTCACCTTTATAAGCTACCTCCCCTTTATCAGGATTCTCCAATCCTCCACCAAGGGATAATATAGTAGTTTTCCCCGCTCCCGATGGACCCAAAACCGCATAAAAAGTTCCTGGATAAAAATCCATATTAAAATCTTTTAAAACTAACACCTTTTCCCCTTTATCCTCATACCCGAAAGAAACATTATTAAACGACAGCACGCTTTCCTCTGTTATACCCTTGTTTACCAACATATCTAATCACCCCTACTTAATATTGACTTTGGACTATATCTCATCAAGTTGCTCAATGGCATCATAACCGCTAACACCATCAGTCCTAAGCTTACAATCATAATTTTTAGTTTTTCAAAAAACGAAGTCCCTACTTGCAATTCTTGTATAGGTTTAATATCATCGGAACTTGCACCTGGAGCTCTATTTGCATTACTAATTATCCGTTCCTCCAGCATCTGACCGATGGTAGCAGCGCCTTCTCCATCATCAAACTGTCTATCCATCAACCTATTACTTAGATGTTGAGAAGTAAACCCTCCTACTATAAACGCTATAAACATTGCTACAACTGCTACAACTAGCATTTCAAATAAATATTGGTAAATGATTTTTTTCTTGCTCTCCCCTAGAGAAAGAAAAACCCCTGTTTCATAATTGCGCTCCTTAACCCAAAGCATAAGAACTAAAGATAAAATACAGATACCCGCTATCACTGTTACCAAAATAACTCTTTTTGCCAGTGAAGCTACCCGTTCTGCGGGTTCAACCATATACCTGTATGCTCGTTCATTAGCATCCAACTTAAAGCTCTGCCAGTCTAAATCGTATTGCTGTGAGTCTTCAATAAAAACATCCACATTTTCTGGCTCATCGACATAATATATAATTCTATCTGTCCCTAACGACGGCAGCGTAAAGTTCATTCCTGCTGCAGCAACTTGATTTTGTCGCAGGTTAACAGCTATATCATAAGGTACATATATACGGTTACTTGAACTGATAAGAGAAAGTTGCACTCCATAATTTTCAATTCTGCTTGACAGCCTATTCTGCTCTGCTTGATAGATCCCAACTATCTCTAAATCATAACTTATTTGGTTATCAGCACTTTTAACTTCAATAGTATCGCCAACAGTTACATTGTTTTGATTAGCCAACTCTTGTTCGATAACTACAACTTGGCTATATTGGTCATCTAAAGTTAAGTGGCGACCTTGAGCCATGTTAAAATAACTATCGTCAAAGAAATTTAATAGTTCTGTATTGTCTACTCCAACTACAGCTAAGTTAGGAGGTTCTAATGGGGATGCACTAAAATCTACTTCACTTTCCAGCACCGATGATCCACCCACTATATCTATGTCCCCTCCAACACCATAAGCATACCCTATTGAATTATAGTAAAGTACATTTTCATGCTCTGCAAGCTTTGCTGCTTCTTCACCATCCACAATTTGTGGCGCAAAGTCTTTTTCTTCATCTAACACAGCATTTTCAAAGTCATAGCTCAACGTAGCATAACTTCCTAATGTTTCTCTAGCAAATACACTGGCATTTTCAGTAGCATAAATTATGTTCATGCCGACAACAATTAAACTCAAAATAATTGTCATAATAACTAACATTGTGATGTTTTTACTTTTCCTTCTTTTTACTGAAAGTAACGCTCTATTTAAAAAGCCCATCTACCCAAACCCCTTTCTTTTATCTATGTCTTCTATTTCTTAAGGCAATTAGCCTTACTAACTGTGCAACTGCAGTTGCCATAGCCGCTACATAGGTTAAGGCCGCTGCATTTAAAACTTTTTTGGCACCTACTTTTTCATTTGCCACAATTACGCCAGAGGAATCTAAAAGATTAACTGCTCTACTACTGGCATTAAATTCAACTGGCAAAGTAATTATCTGAAATAGCACTGCCATAGAAAATAGGACAATACCTATGTTCATCATGGTATAACCACCTTCTGCAAAAATCAAACCAGCGATAATAAATATCCAGGCCATAGAAGAACCGAGTCTAGCTAGAGGGAAAATTGCATTTCTCAGCTTAAGTTGCGAATAACCTTGTGCATGCTGAATAGCATGGCCTACTTCATGTGCTGCAACACTTACAGAGGCTACAGAAGATCCATTATATATATCACTAGATAACCTCACCTTTTTGCTTCGTGGATCATAGTGATCCGATAACTTTCCTCCCGTAAGTTCTACATCTACATCGTAAATCCCCTGTTCCCTAAGCAACTTTTCAGCTACCTGGTTACCAGTATACCCGTTTTGGGTTCTAACCTGTGAATATTTTGCAAATGCTGACTTTACTTTTGCTTGAGCAAAAAGTGTCAGTAAAATTGCAGGAATTAAATAAACAATAGTTGTATCAATTGGAAAAAACATATT
This genomic interval from Proteinivorax tanatarense contains the following:
- a CDS encoding zinc metallopeptidase translates to MFFPIDTTIVYLIPAILLTLFAQAKVKSAFAKYSQVRTQNGYTGNQVAEKLLREQGIYDVDVELTGGKLSDHYDPRSKKVRLSSDIYNGSSVASVSVAAHEVGHAIQHAQGYSQLKLRNAIFPLARLGSSMAWIFIIAGLIFAEGGYTMMNIGIVLFSMAVLFQIITLPVEFNASSRAVNLLDSSGVIVANEKVGAKKVLNAAALTYVAAMATAVAQLVRLIALRNRRHR
- a CDS encoding ABC transporter permease, which gives rise to MGFLNRALLSVKRRKSKNITMLVIMTIILSLIVVGMNIIYATENASVFARETLGSYATLSYDFENAVLDEEKDFAPQIVDGEEAAKLAEHENVLYYNSIGYAYGVGGDIDIVGGSSVLESEVDFSASPLEPPNLAVVGVDNTELLNFFDDSYFNMAQGRHLTLDDQYSQVVVIEQELANQNNVTVGDTIEVKSADNQISYDLEIVGIYQAEQNRLSSRIENYGVQLSLISSSNRIYVPYDIAVNLRQNQVAAAGMNFTLPSLGTDRIIYYVDEPENVDVFIEDSQQYDLDWQSFKLDANERAYRYMVEPAERVASLAKRVILVTVIAGICILSLVLMLWVKERNYETGVFLSLGESKKKIIYQYLFEMLVVAVVAMFIAFIVGGFTSQHLSNRLMDRQFDDGEGAATIGQMLEERIISNANRAPGASSDDIKPIQELQVGTSFFEKLKIMIVSLGLMVLAVMMPLSNLMRYSPKSILSRGD